The following nucleotide sequence is from Apodemus sylvaticus chromosome 2, mApoSyl1.1, whole genome shotgun sequence.
AGCAGTAGCCTCGTCCTTAGTCAGAACAGAGGAAATCGACTTGGCCTCCCAGATGCagatcctctctcctcccctaccCCTCTACACAGCTTCCCCCCACGCTCTCTCAAATCTACTGAGGCCCACTGTATACCAAGCATCTTCCAGTACTACAGTGGTGAAGAATGCAGACCCTCCCGGTTGGCTCCTGATCTCCACCTCCAGAACCAGCAAGAAACCACTGGAGCACAAGGCCCTCGCGAAGGGCAGGACACAAGCCAGAGTGATCTGACCTGGAAGGCTACGCAGGGTCTCTGGCCTAGCAGAGGCTCTCTGGAGCCTTTCCCCTCTTTGAGGGGGCTTGGCTTGCAGCTACCCTCCCCGTGACCCTAGGAGTGTTTGAGGGAGGAACCTATTAACCCTTTCTGGCTCCGTGGGAAAGGAGGTCAGGCGGGCAAGCTTGGTAAGGGGTACTGCAGAAAGGCTACCCCCTCCCCAGAACACAtctggtgggggaagggaaaatgATCCAGGGACACACGTGCACCCAGTGCCCTTACATCACACACAGCCGCACCTAGCACTCGTGACACACTCACCCACGCACCCTTCACACACTcctgcacatatacacactccaCCCTGATGAGCCCCTCTCCCTCCTACGTGGGTTCtcgttctcttctctctctctctctctctctctctctctctctctctctctctctcctctctctctcctctctctgcatatGCAGTCAACAGCACACACAACCCTAACACACTGTACAGAAACACCACACACCATCATTTCTATCATCCCCCTTCTCACGCCCCTTACACACCCACCCCTcgcagacacacaagcacacgcgcgtgcgcacacCACACTCCCACTCCCCCAGTCCGGACCGACGGACCTGCTTCTCTCGCTCCGGCGAGTCCCCGGGCCAACCCCGGGGAGAAGGGGCTCCCTGGCTCAGCGGGCCCCAGCTGGGCAAGGCTCGGCGAGTCTAGCCTGTTCTCCGTTGCGTCCAAAACCGGGATTCGAGCTCAGAGCCCCCGACTCCCTTTGGCTTGCCGGGCGATCGCAGCCTTGCCCACCCGAAGCTCCCGGTCTGTCCTCGGCCGGGTCTACGACCCGCAGCGCTCTCAGCGGGCGGCGGGTGGCCGGGCTGCGCTCGCGTTCGACACTGGCACTCCGCTCCCTCCCCGCGGCGCCGCCTCCTGGCTGTGAGCCCGGCTCCCCGGCCCAGCGCCCGCGCCGGGGCCCCGCGGCTGCCGGGCTCTCACAACCCTCCCCGCCGCCTCCCGCGCccgccctcctctccctcctcccagcccgCCCGCCGCCGCCCGCGGTCCGCCCCTACCCGGGCCGGCAGGCGGGCGCGCACAGCAGCGCCGAGCCACGGCCGCCTCGCTGCTCCGGCCCCACGCGCACTCATTCACCCAGCGCTGCCAATCAGCTGCGGGAGAGCCGGTGCCTCGTTCTCAGCCTGGCGCTGGCAGCCACAGGCTCAGAGGACGGCCCAGCGCACACACCCACAAGCACGCCATTCCCGAGAAACACCCTCGGGCGAGGGCACTTgagcgcgcgcgcgtgcacacacacacacacacacacacgcacaagtaCATGCACACCTGCAACATTAGTCTGGCATAGGATAGCATCCCTGGCAATCAAATCCACTCCGTTGAGCCCTGGATAAATACTTACTACTTACTCTATGTTACAACAATGGGAACAAATATGTTCCCATTTTAGAGACAGATAAAGTAAGTCTCCAGAACTTATCAAATTGCTTAAGATTGCTCAGCTTGACGGAGACTTGAACTCAATCTCTCTGCTTGCCTTCTTCACCACCTGGTGGCTTGCAAACATACAACCACTAAGGAGAGCCTCCTACGCCTCTTCTTCGCAGGCCAACTGCCAAATGTCAGTCCCCATTCATAACGTCTCTTTTTGCTAAAATCTCTCGAAAATACTCAGCTTCAGAAGTATCTGTGGGAGAGAATAGTGAGACAAGCTGGTGTGCGAGGTGTATTACAATTTGTTTCCAATAAGACTTGGAAAAGGAACATAGAAAGAGCACCCAGCCTCCCAGCACCACTAGCTAAGAGCATTGAGCAGTCACTAAGCCTGCTGCTGCACTGCACTGTCTAAAGGCTGTGTAAGTGTAAATGTgtgtggcttgtttgtttgtctggaaTCTCTAAATCCCTTcatgccttccttcttccaaaacgCTGAATTTAATAGTAAtacatacaccaacacacacacacacaccacatataccacacacacacacaccaacacacacacacacaccatacaccacaccacacacataccacacacacacacaccacacaccaacatacacatacacacacaccatacaccacaccacacacacacacaccaacacacccacacaccacacacacacacacacaccatacaccacaccacacacacataccacacacacacaccacatacacacaccacacacacaccaacacacacaccacacacacaccgcacacacacacaccacacacacaccacacacacacacacagatgggggtgggggagagagagagagagagagagagagagaaagagagaggtaaATGCCTTTAATTCTGTCACTTGGCAGGCACAGGTAGAAAGATTGAAAGGTTGAGATCAGTCAACACTACAAGTTGATAtctctcaaacaagcaaacaaaaccccaaccaaccaaccagacagacagaaagaaaggcagacagaccaAACCACAAAAGACTTTCCCGTTCTGCTGGGTGTGAGGACAAAAGCCTAGCCTCACTCTTTAGGCAGTAAAGGCCAAAGGCTCCAAGTTCAAGGCTTCAAGTTCAAGGGGGATTTTGAGGCCAGCTCAAGCTACACGATAACCAGCCtcgatagacagacagagagacaaaatcATCTAGACCTGCCCCAGAAAGCAGAAGTCATAGTATTTTGGTCCAGGGAAGAGCGGGCAATTCAGAAAGGCATCTGAGACTCATTTTCTGATCACAGAACTCATGCACTAATAGATACAAGATCAAATCGGGTCTCCCAGCGAGCTCTCGCTGTCCGACTGTGAGAGTCTGGGATTTGTCCTGAGTCTCCAAACAAAGCACTGGGGAAAGACGTTCCCTAGGTGTCCCTAAAGGAAGCCACAACTCTGCGCTCCTCCCCACGCCATTAGGGCCGCTGCAGGCAGCTAGGACTCAACCTCTGTTTTTTCATATGCTTAATAAAAGCTATCCCACTGGACACATTTTCTTTAAACCTCCCTCATAGAGCGCCTCATTTCTTGCTAATCATGTTCACTTAAAGACTTCTAAGTGAAAAGGCAGAAATAAACATATCCCAGCACATTAAAATTGCAATCTTCCATGACCAAGCAGGGTTATTCCCAAGAATGATATTTTTACAAAGATATTGAGAAGGGGAAGTTAGGACTCTCGGTTAAGATGGCGACT
It contains:
- the LOC127677866 gene encoding transcription initiation factor TFIID subunit 4-like — its product is MAAPGSAADTQAHARAHTTLPLPQSGPTDLLLSLRRVPGPTPGRRGSLAQRAPAGQGSASLACSPLRPKPGFELRAPDSLWLAGRSQPCPPEAPGLSSAGSTTRSALSGRRVAGLRSRSTLALRSLPAAPPPGCEPGSPAQRPRRGPAAAGLSQPSPPPPAPALLSLLPARPPPPAVRPYPGRQAGAHSSAEPRPPRCSGPTRTHSPSAANQLRESRCLVLSLALAATGSEDGPAHTPTSTPFPRNTLGVCVEQASGMHARASDGLKASHGWVPTTLLLSISQSRREQTPASPDPDPSDPQRTKTGAEPVPAAKGRRIDDNGVTRSSPTRGLVKMSMLEEVTFLSLSILCSCFSTSLLSPDSKSWCGEEGS